The following nucleotide sequence is from Pseudomonas sp. S09G 359.
GTCGATGGCGATCAGCAGCTCGATTGGCCCGACGTAGCCGCTGGCTTGCACTCGCAGCAGTACAGCAATGGGTTGGCCGGACAATGTCGCGAGGTAGCCAGCGTGCAATTGGCTGTTCGCCAGGGGCTGCGTACGAATTGCCAGGGGCTGGTCCAGGGGCGAGTTGTCGTAGCTGGCGCCGGGTAGCAGGTCGAGCAGGGCCAGGCGCTGTTGTGCCTGCGCCTGGCGTGCGGCGTAGTCGACGGTGAGGTGTTGAAGGCCGAGGGTCAACGTGACGCCTGCGATGGCTATCAGCGCGACCAGTGCCCAGCCTTTACCAGCCTTCATGCACTCACCGCCGGCGGTTTCGGCGCGGTCAGGCGCTCCAGGGTGGGCACCGCCAAATTCATCAGCAGCACGGCAAAGGCTACGCCGTCCGGGTAACCGCCCCACGTACGAATCAGATATGTCAGCACGCCCACGCCCGCCCCAAACAGCAGCCGCGCGCTTGGGCGGCTGGGGCCGGACACGGGCTCGGTGACGATAAAGAATGCGCCGAGCAGGGTTGCGCCGCTCAATAGGTGAAACAGCGGCGAGCCATGGGAGTCGGAGCCCGAGCCATTCCAGAACAGCAGGCTGCTGATAAAAACGCCCGCCAGCATGCCCACCGGGGCATGCCAACTGATCACCCGTTGTTGCAGCAACACCAGCCCGCCTGCCAGATACGCCAGGCTTACCCACTCGCTGCCCTTGCCACCCCAGGCGCCAAAGGCGGCGCTGCGCGCAAACAGCTCATCGGTGGTCAGGCTTTTATTCATGCGCAGGGCGTCGAGCACGGTGGCCTGGGCCCAGGCGTCGGGGGCGTCGTGGTGCAGGCCGAATATCTGCTGCACGCCAGTCAGCAGGTCCGGGCCATGGACGGCAGGCCAGTGGCTCATGGGCTGGGGAAAGGCCACCAGCATCAAGGCGTAGCCGACCATTGCCGGGTTGAACGGGTTGCGATTGCCACCATACAAATGCTTGCCCAGCAGCAGTCCTCCGGCAACCGCCGCCACGCACAGCCACCATGGGCAATAGGGCGGCAGTGCCAGAGCCAGCAATGTTGCGCTGACCAGGCTGCTCGGGTCACTCACACGCTGCCCGCGCAGGCGATGGACTGCGGCGTCTACCAGGAATGCACAGCCCCCGGCCAGCAGTAGATTGATCAACACGCCCCAGCCGTAAAACCACAGCATCGCCACTATTCCCGGCAGCGTTGCCAGCAATACCCGTCGCAACGCCCGTTGCGGATCAGCTGCCGGCATGGGCGTCCACCTGGCGCTGCGCTGCTTCAAGCCGGCCTTGCGCCTCGGCGATGTGTTGCGGGTCGGCGTGCTGATCCTGGGCTTTTTTCAGTTCGGCGCGACGCATGGCCAATTGAATCTTGGCGCGCTTGAGGTCGGCGGGCGTGCTTGCGGGCGGCGCGGCGGCGCCG
It contains:
- a CDS encoding RnfABCDGE type electron transport complex subunit G, which translates into the protein MKAGKGWALVALIAIAGVTLTLGLQHLTVDYAARQAQAQQRLALLDLLPGASYDNSPLDQPLAIRTQPLANSQLHAGYLATLSGQPIAVLLRVQASGYVGPIELLIAIDRSGKLLGVKTLEQSETPSLGGRIAEPGNPWIAALKGRSGEFDHMAGATITSRAVINAVQDALRYFDEHHSSLLEPAPHE
- a CDS encoding RnfABCDGE type electron transport complex subunit D: MPAADPQRALRRVLLATLPGIVAMLWFYGWGVLINLLLAGGCAFLVDAAVHRLRGQRVSDPSSLVSATLLALALPPYCPWWLCVAAVAGGLLLGKHLYGGNRNPFNPAMVGYALMLVAFPQPMSHWPAVHGPDLLTGVQQIFGLHHDAPDAWAQATVLDALRMNKSLTTDELFARSAAFGAWGGKGSEWVSLAYLAGGLVLLQQRVISWHAPVGMLAGVFISSLLFWNGSGSDSHGSPLFHLLSGATLLGAFFIVTEPVSGPSRPSARLLFGAGVGVLTYLIRTWGGYPDGVAFAVLLMNLAVPTLERLTAPKPPAVSA